The following coding sequences are from one Bacteroidia bacterium window:
- the ruvC gene encoding crossover junction endodeoxyribonuclease RuvC: MAADRIVLGIDPGTTVMGYGLIHIQGSTMKLIAAGVLKLDKLENHPMKLKKIFERTTYLIEEYKPDELSIEAPFFGKNVQSMLKLGRAQGVAIAAALNKGLPVFEYSPKKIKQSITGNGNASKEQVAAMLKSLLGFKEMPTYLDATDGLAAAVCHYFQKNNSGGEKKFSGWKAFVTENPGRKA, from the coding sequence ATGGCGGCAGACAGGATTGTTTTGGGAATTGATCCGGGTACAACGGTGATGGGTTATGGCTTGATTCATATCCAAGGAAGTACGATGAAACTGATTGCTGCTGGCGTTTTGAAGCTCGATAAATTAGAAAATCATCCAATGAAATTGAAAAAAATTTTTGAGCGGACTACCTATTTAATTGAAGAATACAAACCCGATGAATTGTCGATTGAAGCTCCTTTTTTTGGAAAAAATGTGCAATCGATGTTAAAGTTAGGAAGAGCGCAAGGCGTTGCCATTGCGGCTGCCCTAAATAAAGGCTTACCTGTTTTTGAATATTCTCCCAAAAAAATAAAACAATCCATTACCGGAAATGGAAATGCCTCGAAAGAGCAAGTGGCGGCAATGCTGAAAAGTTTGCTCGGGTTTAAAGAAATGCCCACTTATTTAGATGCTACGGATGGCTTGGCAGCGGCGGTTTGTCATTATTTTCAAAAAAATAATTCTGGTGGCGAAAAAAAATTTTCGGGATGGAAAGCGTTTGTTACTGAAAATCCTGGAAGGAAAGCCTGA
- a CDS encoding HIT family protein — MATIFSKIINGEIPCHKIAETDSCLAFLDISPLTEGHVLVIPKKEIDNFFDIEDAEYTALTLFAKKISQAIKKSIPCKKVGVAVIGLEVPHAHIHLIPINRVSDMNFALPKKIFSNEELAKTAEKIRLSFQDFQ; from the coding sequence ATGGCAACTATTTTCAGTAAAATAATAAATGGAGAAATTCCTTGTCATAAAATTGCGGAAACCGATTCTTGTCTCGCTTTTTTAGATATTTCGCCTTTAACAGAAGGACATGTATTGGTAATTCCGAAAAAAGAAATCGATAATTTTTTTGATATAGAAGATGCTGAATACACAGCTTTAACGCTCTTCGCAAAAAAAATTTCTCAAGCCATCAAAAAATCAATTCCGTGTAAAAAAGTCGGTGTTGCCGTTATTGGCTTAGAAGTTCCGCACGCGCATATTCATCTCATTCCCATCAATCGCGTAAGCGATATGAATTTTGCCCTTCCGAAAAAAATTTTTTCAAACGAAGAATTAGCAAAAACAGCCGAGAAAATCAGGCTTTCCTTCCAGGATTTTCAGTAA
- the greA gene encoding transcription elongation factor GreA, which produces MTQLSYFTDEGLKKLKDELNFLKTKERSSISKQIAEARDKGDLSENAEYDAAKEAQGLLELKISKMEQVLNNARLIDQSQLDNSKVLILSKVKIKNIKNGATMVYTLVAENEADLKAGKISINSPIAHGLLGKKVGDKVDIKVPSGSVQFQIIEISR; this is translated from the coding sequence ATGACACAATTATCTTATTTTACAGATGAAGGTTTGAAAAAACTGAAGGACGAATTAAATTTTTTGAAAACAAAAGAAAGATCCTCCATTTCCAAGCAAATCGCGGAAGCGCGAGATAAAGGTGACCTGTCGGAAAATGCAGAATACGATGCCGCCAAAGAAGCACAAGGATTGCTCGAATTGAAAATTTCTAAAATGGAGCAAGTGCTCAATAATGCACGTCTGATTGATCAGTCGCAATTAGATAATTCCAAAGTATTGATTCTTTCCAAAGTAAAAATTAAAAACATAAAAAATGGTGCTACCATGGTTTATACGCTTGTGGCGGAAAATGAAGCGGATTTAAAAGCCGGAAAAATATCCATTAATTCGCCCATTGCGCACGGCTTACTCGGAAAAAAAGTAGGCGATAAAGTGGATATCAAAGTCCCATCTGGAAGCGTCCAATTCCAAATCATTGAAATTTCTCGCTAA
- a CDS encoding PorV/PorQ family protein, producing MKKSYKFLTPALLIGLAALMPTNLFAGNPDRAGTAGATELLINPWARSSGWAGANTAMCQGIEASYLNIAGLAFTPQTELIFDHTNWLVGTGIGINTFGLSQRVGKTGVIGFNVMSMDFGNIMITTTDNPEGGLGTFSPSFVNLGMSYAKAFSDNIYGGINMKVISEAISNVSAKGVAVDAGVQYVTGPTNNIHFGISLKNVGPTMVFRGDGLSFRTALPNGNPFNMTVEQRSQEFELPSLVNIGAGYDINFSKDSSALKTQRLTIAANFTSNSFSQDQYQLGLEYGFRSYLMLRVGFCYENGIFDAIDAGRLTAYTGPTAGFTVQLPFGHAKKSTFSIDYSYRASDPFQGTNTIGARISL from the coding sequence ATGAAAAAATCTTATAAGTTTCTGACCCCCGCTTTACTGATAGGATTAGCAGCATTGATGCCCACTAATTTGTTTGCAGGAAATCCCGATAGGGCAGGTACTGCTGGAGCAACAGAGTTGTTAATTAACCCTTGGGCTCGTTCTTCTGGATGGGCAGGAGCGAATACTGCTATGTGTCAGGGCATAGAAGCATCTTACCTCAATATTGCAGGTCTTGCTTTTACTCCCCAAACAGAATTAATATTCGATCATACCAACTGGTTGGTAGGCACAGGAATTGGAATTAACACTTTCGGCTTGTCTCAACGTGTTGGCAAAACAGGTGTTATTGGGTTTAATGTGATGTCAATGGATTTTGGAAATATTATGATTACGACGACTGACAATCCAGAAGGAGGTTTGGGAACATTCAGCCCTTCGTTTGTCAATTTAGGAATGTCGTATGCTAAAGCATTTTCAGACAATATTTATGGTGGAATCAATATGAAAGTAATTTCAGAAGCCATTTCTAACGTCAGTGCAAAAGGTGTTGCAGTAGATGCCGGCGTTCAGTATGTTACCGGTCCTACCAACAATATCCATTTCGGTATTTCATTGAAAAATGTAGGTCCTACAATGGTCTTCAGAGGTGATGGTTTATCTTTCCGAACAGCTTTGCCAAACGGAAATCCGTTTAATATGACGGTAGAACAACGCTCTCAAGAGTTTGAGTTGCCTTCTTTAGTTAATATTGGTGCTGGATACGACATTAACTTTTCGAAAGACAGTTCTGCACTTAAAACGCAACGTTTAACAATCGCGGCAAATTTCACATCTAATTCATTTTCACAAGATCAATACCAATTGGGATTGGAATACGGCTTCAGAAGCTATTTGATGTTACGAGTTGGATTTTGTTACGAAAACGGAATTTTTGATGCTATTGATGCGGGCCGTTTAACAGCATATACTGGTCCAACAGCTGGATTTACCGTTCAATTACCTTTTGGACATGCAAAAAAATCTACTTTTTCAATTGATTATTCTTACAGAGCAAGCGATCCTTTCCAAGGAACAAACACTATTGGAGCGAGAATAAGTCTCTGA